A segment of the Gemmatimonadota bacterium genome:
CCTGTATTGGCGAACGACGGCGGGCGAGGAGGTGGATTTCGTGGTCGAAACCGCCAACGAGCTGCTACCGGTCGAGATCAAGGCAAGCGGACGGCCGCGCCTGCGCGATACGGTACGTCTGCGTTCGTTCCGGCGGGAATACGAAAGCCAGTCTCGGGCCGGATTGCTCCTGCACGATGGCGACGCACTGGAATGGCTGGCGCCGGACGTTCTGGCAGTACCCTGGTGGCGGGTCATTTGAATCCGCTACGACGCCACTACATGACCTACAGCGGCTCGATGACCGACGTAAGCATCCTCGCCCACGAACTCGGTCAGGGCTTCCATCACTGCGTGATGCGCGACCTGCCCGATGCCCAGCGTCACTACGGCAGGTCGGTGGCGGAAACGGCGAGCATTTTCGGAGAGACGGTGGTGCGCCTCCGGAATATCCGACTGTC
Coding sequences within it:
- a CDS encoding M3 family metallopeptidase; translation: MNPLRRHYMTYSGSMTDVSILAHELGQGFHHCVMRDLPDAQRHYGRSVAETASIFGETVVRLRNIRLSECHGHCVG